The DNA region AGATTGGCATCACACAGAGGACACGGAGGACACGGAGAGAACTTCAATCTCTTCCGCTGTTCCTCTGTGTTCTCTGTGCCCTCTGTGTGAGACCTTTTCAGGGCTGATACCCGAACGATTCCCTGCGAAATGGTATCACCCCGGCGCTTTTGTCGCGCGCGTGGCACACCCCGCTCCGCAAAGCAGCGGGCTCCGCTGTCGGTTGCGCGTTCGCGTGGTCTGCGAGGCTTCCGTGGTTCCAGCGAGGGGGCTTTGGCCCGCGATCCGGCACTCGCGATCTGCGCTCACACCGCGTTCAGCGCGCGGTTCAGCAGGCCCACGAAGCGGCCGGTCTCGCGGGCCCACTGGGCGGGGTGCAGCCAGGCGCCGGCGGAGTGGGCGAAGAGGCCCGTGATGGTGGTCGAGACGTCCACGTGCGGCGGCATCATGGCGGTCAGCCGCAGCGTCTCAGTGAAGGGGATCAGGCGGTCCTGCCGGCCGTGGGTGAGCAGGAGCCTCCCGTGGAGGTTCGGCAGGTGGGGGCGCGGGTCCAGCCCCGGGTCGCACGCCAGCGCGGCGGCGGCGAAGGCGTCGGCCAGCTCGCGCGCGGCGCCGGCGTCCACCGGGGCCCCGGCCGGCCCGGCCACCACGTCCCAGATCCGCCGCTCCCCGGGCGAGAGCTCGCTACGCAGCTCGGCCTTGCGGGCGTCGTAGACGGGGTCCCACGCCCAGGCGCCGAAGTGCCCCGCCTCGACCGCCAGGGTGAGCGCCGCGCGCGCCAGCGCCCCCATGTGCTCCATCCCCGGCACCGCGGTGGCGAAGTTGCCCACCACCACCCAGCGGCCGTACGGGTCGGGCTCCAGCGCGTAGCGCACCCCCCGCCACTCGTGCTCGCCGGTGAAGTTGCAGCGCAGCGCCGCCCCCAGGTCGCAGTAGCCGCCGAAGCCCAGCACGGCGCGCAGGTGCCCGTGCAGCGCCGGGTCCGCCGCGGCGATCACCGTCTGCGTGGCCCCGAAGGAGAAGCCGATGGCGCCCACGTGGCCCCCGAGCACCTCGGGGCGCCCGTCCAGGTGGAGGATCGCGGCCGAGAGCGTCCGGCGCGCCGCCGCCGAGTCCACCCGCAGCGCGCTCCAGGCGGGGACCTCGGGCGCCAGCACCACCGCCCCCGAGGCGGCCAGGCTCCGGGCGAAGCGGGTCATCGCCGGGTGGTGGCGGCCGTGCACGGTGATCCCCGGCATCACCACCCACGCGGGCGCGGGGCCGCGCTCGGGCGGGAGGTAGAGGAGCGCCTCGCGCGGCTCGCCGTCCACCTCGAAGGCGACGTCCAGGGCGCGGACGCCGGGGTGGGCGCCGCCGCGCAGGAAGGCGCGCAGGAAGCGGGCGGTGCGGCGCATCAGCGGTGCGCCGACCCCACGGCGGCGTCCAGGGTGGGGAAGCCCTCGCGGCGGAGGCGGCCGAGCAGCCCCCGGCAGATCTCGCGCGCCACCCCCGGCCCGCGGTAGATGAAGCCCGTGTAGAGCTGCACCAGCGACGCCCCCGCGCGCACCATCTCCCACGCGTCGTCGGCCGTGAAGATCCCCCCGACGCCGACGACCGGCAGCTCTCCCCGCGTCTGCCGCCAGACGAGCGAGGCCACCTCGCGCGCCCGCGCCCGGAGCGGCGCCCCGCTGATCCCCCCCGCGCCGAGCGCCTCCACCCGCGCGCGCGGCGTCCTGAGCCCCTCGCGCGAGACGGTGGTGTTGGTGGCGATGATCCCCGCGATCCCCTCCGCCCGCGCGATCCCGACGGCCTCCTCCACCTGCGCGTCGCCGAGGTCGGGCGCGATCTTGAGCAGGATCGGCCGCGCCCGGTCTCCCCGCTGCCAGGCCAGCTCGGCGGCGCGGGCGTGCAGGGCGCGCAGGAGGTCGCGTAGCGGCCCGGCGTCCTGCAGCGTGCGCAGCCCGGGCGTGTTGGGCGAGCTGACGTTGACCACCAGGTAGCGCGCGAACGGCTCCAGCAACTCGAGCGAGCGCAGGTAGTCGCCCGCGGCGTCTTCCAGCGGCGTGGCCTTGCTCTTCCCCAGGTTGATCCCCAGCACGGGCTCGATGCGGCCGCGGCCGAGCCGCCGGGCGACGGCCTCGGCGCCGGGGTTGTTGAAGCCCATGCGGTTGAGCAGCGCGCGGTCGGCGGGGAGGCGGAAGAGGCGCGGGCGCGGGTTGCCCGGCTGCGCCAGCGCGGTGACGGTGCCGATCTCCACGTGGCCGAAGCCGAGCGCGCCCAGCGCGTTGAACGCCTCGCCCGACTTGTCGAAGCCGGCGGCGAGCCCCACCGGGTTGGGGAAGCGGACGCCGAAGCGCTCCACCGCGAGCGCCGGGTCGTCCACCGCCAGCGCCGAGCGGACCAGCGCGCGGGCGGGCGGGGGGGCGAGCGACAGGTCCAGGAGCCCGCTCCCCAGGTGGTGCGCCGTCTCCGCCGGGAGGGTGAAGAGGAAGGGGCGGAGCAGGTCGTAGAACATCGGGGCGGCGGCGCGATCGGGAGCGGTTCGATGGACGGACGAAGGCCCGGACCCTGGCGTCCAGAGTCCGGGCCCTCGTGCGCCCGAAGCTAGGCGGTGGCGGGGGAGCCGGCAAGCGGCCCCGCCCGCGCGTCGATCCGGGTCAGCCGACCGGCGCGCCGCCGGGGGTCACGATGCCGGTGACGGGGATGGTGCTCACCCCGGCGATCACCCGCGCCCAGTCGAAGGCGGGGCCGATGTCGCGCTTGCCGGTCTTGCGGTAGTTCACGTGCGTGGTGATCCCGGCGAAGGCGGCGATGTTGTCGATGGTCTCGAACCGCCGCGGCTCGTCGATGAACTGCTTCGGGAT from Longimicrobium sp. includes:
- a CDS encoding quinone-dependent dihydroorotate dehydrogenase, which gives rise to MFYDLLRPFLFTLPAETAHHLGSGLLDLSLAPPPARALVRSALAVDDPALAVERFGVRFPNPVGLAAGFDKSGEAFNALGALGFGHVEIGTVTALAQPGNPRPRLFRLPADRALLNRMGFNNPGAEAVARRLGRGRIEPVLGINLGKSKATPLEDAAGDYLRSLELLEPFARYLVVNVSSPNTPGLRTLQDAGPLRDLLRALHARAAELAWQRGDRARPILLKIAPDLGDAQVEEAVGIARAEGIAGIIATNTTVSREGLRTPRARVEALGAGGISGAPLRARAREVASLVWRQTRGELPVVGVGGIFTADDAWEMVRAGASLVQLYTGFIYRGPGVAREICRGLLGRLRREGFPTLDAAVGSAHR